The Halomarina pelagica genome segment ATCATCGAGCGGGCAATCGACCTCGGGATCAACTTCTTCGATACGGCGAACGCGTACTCGATGGGCGAATCCGAGCGAATTCTCGGAACCGTCCTCGACGATTACGACCGCGACGAACAGGTCGTCGCCACGAAAGGCTACTTCCCGACGAACTTCTTCTCGGGCGAGGACGAACCCCATCCGAACGCGTCGGGTCTCTCACGGAAAGCCATCGAACAGGAACTTCAGAACTCCCTCGACCGCCTCGGCATGGAGACGGTGGATCTCTACCAAATCCACCGCTGGGACTACAACACCCCCATTGAACAGACGTTGCGCGCTCTCGACGACGCAGTCCGCCGTGGCCAGACCCGTTACATCGGCGCGTCGTCGATGTACGCGTATCAGTTTGCGGAGGCGCTCTACACGAGCGACAGGCTTGGTCTCGAACGGTTCGTGACGATGCAGGACCACTACAACCTCACCTACCGCGAGGAGGAACGCGAGATGCACTCGCTCTGTGAGAAGGAAGATATCGGTGTGATTCCGTGGAGTCCGCTGGCGCAGGGCTACCTCACTCGTCCGCACGAGGAGATGACGGCGACGACGCGTGGCGAAGAATTGACCGAACGCCACCAAGAGTATCGGGCCGGTGGCGGTCCGAAAGTCAACGAACGAGTCGAGGAACTGGCTGAGGAAAAGGGCGTGAAGATGGCCCAGATTTCGCTGGCATGGCTGCTCCATCAGGACGCTGTGGACGCGCCAATCGTGGGAACGACCAGCGTCGAGCACCTAGAAGACGCCGTCGAGGCGCTGGATATCGACCTGTCGGATTCGGACCTCGAGTATCTCGAAGAACCGTACGAACCCCTGCCGGTTGCGGGTCACGAGTAGCTGCTCAAGGCTTCTGGGCGTCCTCGATTACGATTATCTCATTAGAATGGTATCCCGGGGCCAACGGTTGACTGACGCATTCGTCGCTGCTCTCGAACTCTGCAAACACCTTCGTGAAGGAACGGATCTCTGTACCGCATTCACCGATCTCAGACTTCAAATCGAGACACTTGAGGACAGGTATCCAGCATGGCATCCCGCGTCGTACTCGTTTCACGGGATGCTCAAGCTCTTCTTCTATCGGGAAGTTACGGGCGACAGTTATCGGTCGCTCACACGTCACCCGGAACTCGCCGACGTATTCGATCTCGAACGAATTCCTGATGAATCAGTTCTCTCGCGGGCATGGCGCAACCGCTTCGATGACGATGTTCGAGGATACATCACCGCCAGCGCTCACCTCTTAGTCAGGGAGGTCTACAACGAGGACCTCGCTGTTCCAGAAGTCCGACCACTGGAGGAAGTCAGAAGATCGCCCGAGAGTGGTTCTGAAGCGCCTGAAGCGACTAGCGAGTTCTCTGAAAAAGAGATTTTCCGAACCACGCGCCTCGCTCGTAAGCATGGATTCGGTCCGTTCGACTCCCGGAGAGCTCACAACGCGACGTACGAAGATACGCGATTCTTCGAGCTTCAGACGTTCATTGGAATGGTCGGTTGTGGCACTCCG includes the following:
- a CDS encoding aldo/keto reductase yields the protein MEYTTLGSTGMEVSRICLGCMSFGVQNDMHDWILDEDDSREIIERAIDLGINFFDTANAYSMGESERILGTVLDDYDRDEQVVATKGYFPTNFFSGEDEPHPNASGLSRKAIEQELQNSLDRLGMETVDLYQIHRWDYNTPIEQTLRALDDAVRRGQTRYIGASSMYAYQFAEALYTSDRLGLERFVTMQDHYNLTYREEEREMHSLCEKEDIGVIPWSPLAQGYLTRPHEEMTATTRGEELTERHQEYRAGGGPKVNERVEELAEEKGVKMAQISLAWLLHQDAVDAPIVGTTSVEHLEDAVEALDIDLSDSDLEYLEEPYEPLPVAGHE